From one Anopheles bellator chromosome 1, idAnoBellAS_SP24_06.2, whole genome shotgun sequence genomic stretch:
- the LOC131215566 gene encoding probable beta-hexosaminidase fdl yields the protein MNQKYRRDINIPATPYTGSRSSVGSSQSRNIRMTVLKNLFKKMAFTKSLLKTLMALFLFGSVLLVVYWRDSSESSKPSTPFALGSYNSHIVDGGSFGSLGGSGENARINAIPISPIERSWTYKCVNNRCVRHHFVDGVEEDFDNYHQQQQQQQQQQTQQQTQTQQQPHAAGTDSGSKRIPYRTCTMTCGPINIWPQPTGAATIGSKTSRFRLSDMRIKVSTAFEPVERLLHDAFDVLRAELRTLMASHGATLEEIEGAMPANSLPPELQQRSLGTEMNEAAEQHQSVGGLPAEQRQSTAGLGGGNKIHFFKLISDKRYDADVFEVNVHVEKSPETHLTLRTDESYNMSVTHSARVLIVKISANSFFGAKHGLTTLQQLVWFDDAERTLKILNKAAIDDGPKFNYRGLMLDTSRHYFSLDALKRTIVGMSHSKLNRFHWHITDSQSFPLISKHYPQLARYGAYSEAEVYTPEDVRELASFAKVRGVQIIPEIDAPAHAGNGWDWGPKHGLGELSLCINQQPWNNYCGEPPCGQLNPKNNNTYLILQRLYEELLEIVGPLDYFHLGGDEVNLECWQQHFNDSDMRTLWCDFMLQAYHRLQLAARAQNTTVPSTVAVWSSGLTSNVCLPKSVFAVQVWGGSKWPENFQLVNAGYGLVISHVDAWYLDCGFGSWRSTGEGACSPYRNWQTVYKHRPWDEMKLTSLQMHQILGGEACLWTEQVDESILESRLWPRASALGERLWTDPVEERFSESVPLEVYNRMSVFRTHLAGLGLRPEPIFPKYCAQNQDECV from the exons atgaatcagAAATATCGACGGGACATCAATATTCCAGCAACTCCGTACACCGGCTCG CGCTCCTCGGTAGGTTCGTCGCAGTCGCGCAACATTCGGATGACGGTGTTGAAAAATCTGTTCAAAAAAATGGCTTTCACAAAGTCGCTACTAAAAACGCTCATGGCACTGTTCCTGTTCGGCAGCGTCCTGCTCGTGGTCTACTGGCGGGACAGCTCGGAGTCGTCCAAACCGTCCACACCGTTCGCGCTGGGAAGCTACAATTCGCACATCGTCGACGGAGGAAGCTTCGGCAGTCTTGGCGGCAGTGGTGAAAACGCACGAATCAACGCGATTCCGATCAG CCCCATTGAACGATCGTGGACGTACAAGTGCGTCAACAATCGTTGCGTTCGGCACCACTTCGTGGACGGTGTAGAAGAGGACTTCGACAActaccatcagcagcagcaacagcagcagcaacagcaaacgcaGCAACAAACccaaacgcagcagcaacctcACGCAGCTGGAACGGACAGCGGCTCAAAACGTATCCCGTACCGAACGTGCACGATGACCTGTGGGCCGATCAACATCTGGCCCCAGCCAACGGGAGCCGCGACGATCGGTAGTAAAACGTCGCGCTTCCGGTTGTCCGATATGCGGATCAAAGTGAGTACCGCGTTTGAGCCGGTGGAACGACTGCTCCACGACGCGTTCGACGTCCTGCGGGCCGAACTACGCACCCTGATGGCGTCGCACGGAGCCACACTGGAAGAAATTGAGGGAGCGATGCCAGCCAACTCTCTCCCACCGGAACTGCAACAGAGAAGCTTGGGCACCGAGATGAATGAGGCGGCCGAACAGCACCAATCCGTTGGAGGGCTTCCGGCGGAACAGCGCCAAAGCACCGCCGGCCTGGGGGGTGGTAACAAGATACACTTCTTCAAACTGATCAGCGACAAGCGCTACGATGCGGACGTGTTCGAGGTGAACGTACACGTGGAAAAATCGCCCGAAACACACCTGACGCTCCGTACCGACGAGAGCTACAACATGAGCGTGACTC ATTCTGCCCGCGTGCTGATTGTGAAAATATCGGCCAATTCATTCTTCGGCGCCAAGCATGGCCTTACGACGCTCCAGCAGTTGGTTTGGTTCGACGACGCCGAACGGACGCTGAAAATTCTCAACAAGGCAGCGATCGACGACGGACCAAAGTTTAA CTACCGCGGTCTGATGCTGGACACTTCGCGGCACTATTTCTCGCTGGACGCCCTCAAGCGCACGATCGTGGGGATGTCGCACTCGAAGCTAAACCGGTTCCACTGGCACATAACGGACTCGCAGAGTTTCCCGCTCATCTCGAAACACTATCCGCAACTCGCTCGGTACGGGGCATACTCCGAGGCGGAAGTGTACACGCCGGAGGACGTGCGAGAGCTGGCGTCGTTTGCGAAAGTGCGTGGCGTTCAGATCATCCCGGAGATCGATGCACCGGCGCACGCCGGCAATGGGTGGGACTGGGGCCCAAAGCATGGGCTCGGGGAGCTCAGTCTGTGCATCAACCAGCAACCGTGGAACAACTACTGCGGGGAGCCTCCGTGCGGACAGCTCAATCCGAAGAACAACAACACCTACCTGATCCTGCAGCGGCTCTACGAGGAGCTCCTCGAGATCGTCGGTCCGCTGGACTACTTCCATCTCGGTGGGGACGAAGTGAACCTCGAGTGCTGGCAGCAGCATTTTAACGACTCAGACATGCGCACGCTCTGGTGTGACTTTATGCTGCAAGCGTATCATCGGCTGCAGTTGGCCGCACGGGCTCAGAACACGACCGTGCCTAGTACGGTGGCCGTTTGGTCGAGTGGGCTGACGAGCAACGTGTGCCTCCCGAAGAGCGTGTTCGCCGTGCAGGTGTGGGGCGGTAGTAAGTGGCCGGAAAACTTTCAACTCGTCAACGCCGGCTACGGGCTGGTGATATCGCACGTGGACGCCTGGTACCTGGACTGTGGGTTCGGTAGCTGGCGGTCGACGGGTGAGGGAGCCTGCTCACCCTACCGCAACTGGCAGACGGTGTACAAGCACCGGCCGTGGGACGAGATGAAGCTAACCTCGCTCCAGATGCACCAGATACTGGGTGGCGAGGCGTGCCTGTGGACGGAGCAGGTCGACGAATCGATCCTGGAGTCGCGGCTGTGGCCCCGAGCCTCGGCACTGGGTGAACGACTGTGGACCGATCCAGTCGAGGAGCGGTTCAGTGAGTCAGTCCCGCTCGAGGTGTACAACCGGATGTCGGTGTTCCGGACGCACTtggccgggctcgggctgcGACCGGAGCCCATCTTCCCCAAGTACTGTGCCCAGAACCAGGACGAATGTGTATGA